A DNA window from Candidatus Protochlamydia naegleriophila contains the following coding sequences:
- a CDS encoding MGH1-like glycoside hydrolase domain-containing protein, with the protein MLDTPEHLRLIEHHRKQANWRQWGPYLSERAWGTVREDYSQDGEAWDYFPHDHARSRAYRWNEDGLGGISDRYQYLCFALSLWNEKDPILKERFFGLNPKEGNHGEDVKEYYFYLDNTPTHSYMKMLYKYPQKAFPYLQLIQENQRRSSKEPEYELLDTGIFGENLYFDIEIEYAKASADDILIRLSATNRGSRPAPLHLLPTLWFRNTWSWGYENGPMDDVPSKPLLFEKNEWGQTFIQADHPSNKTYYLHAEDAPQWIFTENETNMERLYGLSNPTPYVKDAFNRFIVDKDALSVNPDLYGTKAAAPYYFSIPPLQTQTIRLRLAPDKFKDPFRDFNDIFKAKQEEANQFYEVVQNKILDEDEKRVQRQAFAGLLWSKQLYYYDIEQWLKGDKNRPPIDRKIERNKDWIHLVNFDVISMPDKWEYPWYASWDLAFHCLPLVLIDPDFAKRQLILMTREWYTHPNGQLPAYEWNFSDVNPPVLAWAAWRVYKIDSKKTGEPDRNFLEAIFHKLLLNFTWWVNQKDEKGNNVFQGGFLGLDNISIFDRSLPLDNARIDQSDGTAWMSFYCILMMKISIELARTNPVYQDCATKFFEHFLRIASAMIKPERKGYSLWCDYDGFFYDALHTNGDVIPLRIRSLVGLLPLLAVETIDNRILNALPIFKQRMEWFLSERPDYTSTMACIEDTGKGARHLLSILDKERLTQTLSYLLDENEFLAEYGIRSLSKYHKDHPYILKIWGEQHCIGYHPGDAEYRLIAGGNSNWRGPIWFPLNFLIIESLQKFYHYYGDSVKVEFPTRSGNWLNLWDVSTELSKRLMSLFLKQGDGTRPIFPKNSPFNKDPNWQNLLLFHEFFHGDTGEGLGANHQTGWTALVAKLLQQSGGEN; encoded by the coding sequence ATGTTAGATACACCCGAACATCTCCGTCTCATCGAACACCACCGCAAGCAAGCCAATTGGCGCCAATGGGGGCCTTATTTAAGCGAGCGGGCCTGGGGTACGGTAAGGGAAGATTATAGTCAGGATGGAGAGGCGTGGGACTATTTTCCACACGATCACGCTCGCAGCCGGGCTTATCGCTGGAATGAGGATGGATTGGGAGGAATTTCAGACCGCTATCAATATCTTTGCTTTGCCCTTAGCTTATGGAATGAAAAAGATCCCATTTTAAAGGAGCGCTTTTTTGGCTTAAATCCTAAAGAAGGGAACCATGGCGAAGACGTAAAAGAGTATTATTTTTATTTAGACAATACCCCTACCCACAGCTACATGAAGATGCTTTATAAGTATCCTCAAAAAGCTTTTCCCTATCTGCAGTTGATTCAAGAGAACCAAAGGCGCAGCTCTAAAGAGCCAGAGTACGAGTTGCTTGACACGGGTATTTTTGGAGAAAATCTTTATTTCGACATTGAAATCGAATATGCCAAAGCCAGTGCCGATGATATCCTCATTCGACTGTCAGCCACCAATCGAGGCTCGCGCCCGGCCCCTCTCCATCTCTTGCCCACCCTATGGTTTCGCAATACTTGGAGCTGGGGTTATGAGAATGGACCAATGGATGATGTCCCCTCCAAGCCTCTTTTATTTGAAAAAAATGAATGGGGGCAAACGTTTATACAGGCCGACCATCCGTCTAACAAGACTTATTACTTACACGCAGAGGATGCACCTCAATGGATTTTCACAGAAAATGAAACAAACATGGAACGCCTGTATGGACTTTCCAATCCAACCCCTTACGTAAAAGATGCCTTCAATCGCTTCATCGTCGACAAAGACGCCCTTTCAGTCAATCCAGACCTCTATGGAACAAAAGCGGCTGCTCCTTACTACTTCTCAATTCCCCCGCTCCAGACCCAAACAATTCGCCTAAGGCTCGCCCCAGACAAATTCAAAGATCCTTTTCGAGATTTCAACGACATTTTTAAAGCCAAACAAGAAGAAGCCAATCAGTTTTATGAGGTCGTCCAAAATAAGATCTTAGATGAAGATGAAAAGCGAGTACAAAGACAAGCCTTTGCAGGCCTGTTATGGTCGAAACAGCTCTACTATTACGACATTGAACAATGGCTTAAGGGCGATAAAAATAGGCCTCCAATCGATCGCAAAATCGAGCGCAATAAGGATTGGATCCACCTCGTCAACTTCGATGTCATTTCCATGCCCGATAAGTGGGAATATCCATGGTACGCAAGCTGGGACCTTGCCTTCCACTGCCTGCCTCTTGTCTTGATCGATCCTGACTTTGCCAAAAGACAGCTCATTCTAATGACACGCGAATGGTATACCCACCCCAATGGGCAGCTGCCTGCCTATGAATGGAATTTTAGCGACGTCAATCCTCCTGTCTTAGCCTGGGCTGCTTGGCGCGTTTACAAAATAGACTCCAAAAAAACAGGAGAGCCCGATCGCAATTTTTTAGAAGCCATTTTTCACAAACTTCTGCTCAATTTTACATGGTGGGTCAACCAAAAAGATGAAAAGGGCAATAATGTCTTCCAAGGGGGATTTCTAGGCTTAGATAACATCAGCATCTTTGATCGCAGCCTACCGCTAGACAATGCCCGGATCGATCAATCGGATGGAACAGCATGGATGAGTTTTTATTGCATCCTCATGATGAAAATTTCCATCGAGCTGGCCCGAACCAATCCTGTCTATCAGGACTGCGCCACGAAATTTTTTGAGCACTTCTTGCGCATCGCTAGCGCGATGATTAAACCTGAGCGAAAAGGATATTCCCTTTGGTGCGACTACGATGGATTTTTTTATGATGCCCTGCACACAAATGGCGATGTCATACCCTTACGCATTCGCTCATTAGTCGGACTCCTGCCTCTCTTAGCCGTCGAAACGATTGACAATCGCATTTTAAATGCCCTTCCAATCTTTAAACAACGCATGGAATGGTTCTTAAGCGAACGCCCCGACTATACCTCCACAATGGCCTGCATCGAAGATACCGGCAAAGGAGCCAGACACCTATTGTCAATCTTGGATAAAGAACGCCTTACTCAGACGCTGAGCTACCTATTGGATGAAAATGAATTCTTAGCTGAGTATGGCATTCGCTCTCTTTCTAAATACCACAAGGATCATCCCTATATCCTCAAAATTTGGGGAGAGCAGCACTGCATCGGCTACCATCCGGGAGATGCCGAATACCGGCTCATCGCCGGAGGCAACTCCAATTGGCGCGGACCCATTTGGTTTCCGCTCAATTTTTTAATCATCGAGTCTCTGCAGAAATTCTATCACTACTATGGCGATTCTGTAAAAGTCGAATTTCCCACACGGTCAGGCAACTGGCTAAATCTATGGGATGTCTCAACCGAACTCTCAAAAAGACTCATGTCCCTCTTTTTAAAACAAGGTGATGGCACTCGTCCCATCTTTCCAAAAAATAGCCCCTTCAACAAAGACCCCAACTGGCAAAATCTCCTCTTATTCCATGAATTTTTCCACGGTGATACAGGAGAAGGTTTAGGAGCTAATCACCAAACAGGCTGGACCGCCTTAGTAGCTAAACTGCTGCAGCAATCAGGTGGAGAAAACTAA
- a CDS encoding HAD-IB family hydrolase, translated as MTSIVAAFDFDNTLTVRDSLVPFLFEQAGFLKASYYLAALIPDFLQFQCGYLSRQATKEKILTKFFKGVSFCDLQMSAKRYAANQLDSYLNPQAVERLKWHQQQGHRCILVSASIDLYLCPWAERHGFEKTLASTLALDKQERVTGLLKGNNCWGAEKVKRIEDYLGPRESYQLYAYGDSRGDQELLALADYPFYRSF; from the coding sequence ATGACTTCTATCGTAGCTGCTTTCGATTTCGATAACACCTTAACGGTCAGAGACTCTTTAGTTCCCTTTCTTTTTGAACAGGCAGGTTTTTTGAAGGCCAGCTACTATCTAGCCGCGTTGATTCCTGACTTTTTACAATTCCAATGCGGTTATTTGTCTAGGCAAGCGACTAAAGAAAAAATTTTAACAAAATTTTTTAAAGGTGTTTCTTTTTGCGATTTGCAGATGTCTGCCAAGCGTTATGCAGCTAATCAATTAGATAGTTATTTGAATCCTCAGGCAGTCGAGCGTTTAAAATGGCATCAGCAGCAAGGGCACCGCTGCATTCTAGTTAGTGCGTCGATCGATCTTTATTTATGTCCTTGGGCCGAACGGCATGGATTTGAAAAGACCCTGGCATCCACGCTGGCTTTGGATAAACAAGAGCGTGTGACGGGACTTTTGAAAGGGAATAACTGTTGGGGAGCCGAAAAGGTCAAGCGCATAGAAGACTACTTGGGTCCAAGAGAGTCTTATCAACTATATGCCTATGGCGATAGCCGTGGAGATCAAGAGCTACTAGCGCTGGCCGATTATCCTTTTTATCGCAGTTTTTAG
- a CDS encoding vWA domain-containing protein — MTSFPFTIDYVAFWILSALLLAAFLVKGLFTYSIPTLNFSDLSNLKLLSKRLRFSRLPHHLYLTALLFLGTAFLDPHFLYPKGYPLPHSKQPIPLPTEGIAIYLVVDQSGSMGEKIASEGFFGRRQAQTKMDLLKAMSEQFVSQRPSDLIGLIAFARIPRILSPLTLDHEAVLKQLKEIQLIDDPEENGTAIGYAIYKTAHLIAATRHFAEDLQDQGKPAYQIKNSIMVVLTDGFQDPSRLDYGNRLRTIELDEAATYAKSQGIHLYIINIDPKFSSPAFAPHRRQMQAMAELTGGELYLATREQDLQHVFSTIDRLEKSSIPGNLGTLDTQENRPRFSLYPYFIAIGLACFLAALFLETTLLRKFP, encoded by the coding sequence ATGACTAGCTTTCCCTTTACCATTGACTACGTCGCCTTTTGGATCTTAAGCGCCCTCTTATTGGCAGCTTTCCTTGTCAAAGGCCTCTTCACCTATTCCATCCCAACCCTTAACTTTTCTGATTTATCAAATTTAAAGCTCCTCTCCAAACGCCTGCGATTTAGCAGACTACCTCACCATCTCTACCTGACAGCCCTGCTTTTTTTAGGAACCGCTTTTTTAGATCCACATTTTTTATATCCCAAAGGTTATCCGCTGCCTCATTCCAAACAGCCTATTCCCTTACCAACCGAAGGAATTGCCATTTACCTTGTCGTTGACCAATCAGGCTCTATGGGTGAAAAAATTGCCTCGGAAGGTTTTTTTGGAAGGAGGCAGGCTCAAACAAAAATGGATTTGCTTAAAGCAATGAGTGAACAGTTTGTCTCTCAAAGGCCCTCCGATCTAATCGGGCTCATCGCCTTTGCGCGCATCCCAAGAATCCTCTCTCCCTTGACGCTAGATCATGAAGCAGTTTTAAAACAGTTGAAAGAAATCCAGCTAATCGACGATCCAGAAGAAAATGGTACTGCGATTGGCTATGCCATTTATAAAACGGCCCATCTCATTGCAGCGACGCGGCACTTCGCTGAGGACTTGCAAGACCAAGGCAAGCCGGCTTATCAAATCAAAAATTCGATCATGGTTGTCCTGACAGATGGTTTTCAGGATCCAAGCCGCTTAGATTACGGGAATCGCTTACGCACAATCGAACTAGACGAGGCGGCAACTTATGCTAAGAGCCAAGGCATTCACCTCTATATCATCAATATCGACCCCAAATTCTCATCTCCTGCATTTGCCCCTCATCGCAGGCAAATGCAGGCCATGGCTGAACTAACAGGAGGAGAGCTTTATCTTGCCACGCGTGAACAAGATTTACAGCACGTCTTTAGTACCATTGATCGGCTCGAAAAAAGCTCAATCCCTGGCAATTTAGGTACGCTCGATACGCAAGAAAACAGACCCCGCTTTTCGCTTTATCCTTACTTCATAGCTATCGGATTAGCTTGTTTTCTTGCCGCTCTTTTTTTAGAGACCACCTTATTGAGGAAATTTCCATGA
- a CDS encoding vWA domain-containing protein, with amino-acid sequence MSLGDIIFGFPQAAYLLILLVPALALQLSLFFYRRRQLASFASESILPQLLVPRSHLFAIFKTAASILILLLICLSLMDPKGNLHYLPTSKPTAEPQPLNFAKRYRPHEVIFLIDTSASMSVTDTPQRQTRLDQAKDIMDGVVANLSGQTVSLYAFTSVLTPLVPQTNDYLFTRLMIKGLTINQGDIGGTNFAKSLTQLKEKIFANPEQKLYTLILLSDGGDQEVDSAQGIAKEKAIANILSILPNPNDSHFRLYAVGVGSEQPSVVPHVTNEGKPVYSKLEPLLLEQLAKRNNGIYYSAHSWTAWSLAQELKKQIIDMTLAQQTEPVESLERKVSTAKREDMLFDLYYQIPLGLAMVLLLTYLILPDVRRS; translated from the coding sequence ATGTCACTGGGCGATATCATCTTCGGCTTTCCACAAGCCGCCTATCTACTCATCCTACTGGTCCCAGCGCTTGCCTTACAGCTGTCCCTATTTTTTTATCGGCGCAGACAACTCGCTTCTTTTGCATCTGAATCGATTTTGCCGCAGCTGCTCGTGCCCCGTTCGCACCTCTTCGCGATATTTAAGACGGCAGCCTCGATTCTCATCCTATTGCTGATATGCCTCTCCTTAATGGATCCAAAAGGAAATCTGCACTATTTACCCACCTCTAAACCTACTGCAGAACCTCAACCCTTAAACTTTGCCAAGCGCTACCGTCCTCACGAAGTTATCTTTCTCATCGATACATCGGCATCCATGAGCGTCACAGATACACCACAAAGGCAAACAAGACTCGATCAGGCTAAAGACATCATGGACGGAGTGGTAGCAAATTTAAGTGGGCAAACCGTGTCGCTATATGCTTTTACCTCCGTTTTGACTCCGCTCGTTCCCCAAACCAACGACTACTTATTCACTCGCCTCATGATCAAAGGACTGACAATCAATCAAGGAGATATAGGAGGAACAAACTTTGCAAAGTCGCTTACCCAATTAAAGGAGAAAATTTTTGCCAATCCCGAGCAGAAACTCTATACGCTCATTTTGTTAAGCGATGGAGGAGATCAGGAAGTCGATTCGGCGCAAGGCATAGCCAAAGAAAAGGCTATTGCCAATATTTTAAGCATTCTTCCCAACCCCAATGATTCCCATTTTCGACTGTATGCCGTAGGTGTTGGATCTGAACAACCCTCTGTGGTTCCACATGTTACTAATGAAGGCAAGCCCGTTTATTCAAAACTCGAACCTCTGTTATTAGAACAATTAGCCAAACGCAACAACGGCATTTACTATTCTGCCCATTCATGGACTGCATGGAGTCTGGCTCAAGAACTAAAAAAACAAATTATCGACATGACCTTGGCTCAACAAACAGAACCTGTCGAGTCTTTAGAAAGAAAGGTCAGTACTGCTAAACGGGAAGATATGTTATTTGATTTGTATTATCAAATTCCCTTAGGTTTAGCCATGGTTTTGCTGTTAACCTATCTGATTTTACCCGATGTGCGTCGCTCATGA
- a CDS encoding BatD family protein — translation MVTRLLYAVLWMLLALTSSHAAAAQVEAAIEQASSLENQPIEGTLTITHDSQEAVDPSAFFMDGQPLTASLLQSSTMPSGLQKTAVSIYRFTLPAQPKGLYVLPSITVKVGNQTLQSTPSAYEVHSTPAANPKSSPAVTPSAQAVSTTPKRAPPLIFRLESKVEGPSTLYPGQRTELFYRISYNRSVDLTESTLPFIHATPFKKVGDARIKDYQNGDVTVQEIVQEIEASQTGSFTLGPSKIAGYAYQINMFGKKAYQEPLLQADSPAVQVEVKPFPAEGRPGSFNGALGQIRVALKMLTPSKLRLGDKVELEMSISGVSNLAELRLPDFHCQPGFSGFFQFSDLPPTGELKNDVKLFRIELNPISTFVQAVPSFELASFDPATVRYVAQKTPLIPLSLQSPPLNDSPPQDLALPVEDLNEKLLWNPADWPLPPLEIKGVPPLGAHLTQSLLQTPWVLLILPFGCGWLWLQWHLKRKFSKRPRLLKKQSDSLLEKAIKDKKLPAQQVVQLIEKASWWKIWEEGILPLKQISLEHLPKQGPLGDLRAFIVYLQSLQYSPHQDFAVPDLLHRAQQLFSTNFNRSEP, via the coding sequence ATGGTAACTCGCCTGCTTTACGCTGTTCTATGGATGCTTTTGGCGCTCACTTCCTCTCATGCCGCCGCCGCTCAAGTGGAAGCTGCCATCGAACAGGCAAGCAGCCTTGAAAATCAACCCATTGAGGGAACGCTCACCATCACACACGATTCCCAAGAAGCGGTCGATCCTTCAGCCTTTTTCATGGACGGACAGCCTTTAACGGCTTCATTACTGCAAAGCAGCACGATGCCTTCAGGTCTGCAAAAAACAGCGGTTTCTATTTATCGCTTTACCTTGCCGGCTCAACCCAAAGGGTTGTATGTCCTGCCCTCTATTACCGTTAAAGTTGGTAATCAAACTCTTCAAAGTACCCCAAGCGCCTATGAAGTACACAGCACGCCTGCTGCCAATCCAAAATCCAGCCCGGCCGTTACCCCTTCAGCTCAAGCAGTTTCAACTACTCCCAAACGTGCCCCCCCCCTTATCTTCCGCTTAGAATCAAAAGTCGAGGGTCCTAGCACGCTTTATCCCGGCCAGCGAACAGAACTCTTTTACCGCATCTCTTATAATCGAAGCGTAGACTTGACTGAATCGACTCTTCCTTTTATTCATGCAACGCCATTTAAAAAAGTTGGAGATGCGCGCATTAAGGACTATCAAAATGGGGACGTGACCGTTCAAGAAATCGTACAAGAGATAGAAGCCTCACAAACAGGAAGTTTTACGCTTGGTCCTTCTAAGATTGCAGGTTATGCCTATCAGATAAATATGTTTGGCAAAAAAGCCTACCAAGAGCCTCTCCTGCAAGCCGATTCACCAGCCGTTCAAGTAGAAGTCAAACCTTTTCCGGCAGAGGGACGTCCCGGATCCTTCAATGGCGCTCTTGGACAAATCAGAGTGGCTTTAAAGATGCTTACACCATCCAAATTGCGCCTGGGAGATAAAGTTGAACTGGAAATGAGCATAAGCGGAGTGAGTAACTTAGCCGAACTGCGCCTACCCGATTTTCATTGTCAGCCTGGATTTAGCGGCTTCTTTCAATTTAGCGATCTTCCACCGACTGGAGAGCTAAAAAATGACGTTAAGCTATTTCGCATCGAATTGAATCCGATTTCTACATTTGTCCAAGCAGTCCCCTCCTTTGAGCTCGCATCCTTCGATCCGGCTACTGTCCGTTATGTCGCTCAAAAAACTCCCCTCATCCCGCTCAGCCTGCAAAGTCCCCCTTTGAACGATTCTCCTCCACAAGACTTGGCTCTGCCTGTAGAAGATCTCAATGAAAAGCTGTTATGGAATCCAGCAGATTGGCCGCTGCCCCCCTTAGAGATCAAAGGAGTTCCTCCTTTAGGAGCTCATTTAACCCAAAGCCTGCTCCAAACTCCCTGGGTCTTGCTCATCCTGCCCTTTGGATGCGGATGGCTATGGCTGCAATGGCATTTGAAACGGAAGTTCAGTAAACGGCCACGCCTTTTAAAAAAGCAAAGCGACAGTTTATTGGAAAAGGCTATAAAAGACAAAAAACTGCCTGCTCAACAAGTCGTACAACTGATCGAAAAGGCCTCCTGGTGGAAGATTTGGGAAGAAGGGATTTTGCCTCTAAAGCAGATATCATTAGAGCATCTGCCTAAGCAAGGGCCTTTAGGAGATCTGAGAGCCTTTATTGTCTATCTACAATCACTTCAGTATAGCCCCCATCAGGACTTTGCAGTGCCAGATCTTTTGCATCGCGCTCAACAACTATTTTCCACTAACTTTAATAGATCGGAGCCCTAA
- a CDS encoding YidH family protein — protein MNDSDSFPPSLENERNLLAQERTRLASERTFLSWIRTGLTGIGIGIAIARLVTFQTYSHQKMAHWIGQFLILWGIGIFLFALISYRRSVKKIEMTSFTAYHATFWGLSFITIALIIFTFVLLWIVVE, from the coding sequence ATGAATGACAGTGATTCCTTTCCCCCTTCGTTGGAAAATGAACGCAATTTGCTTGCGCAGGAGCGGACCCGCTTAGCCTCTGAAAGAACCTTCCTTTCATGGATCAGAACCGGCCTTACAGGCATCGGTATAGGAATTGCCATTGCACGCCTCGTTACCTTTCAAACATACTCCCATCAAAAAATGGCGCATTGGATTGGCCAATTTTTAATTTTATGGGGAATCGGCATCTTCCTTTTTGCCTTAATTAGTTACCGCCGCAGCGTCAAAAAAATAGAGATGACTTCATTCACCGCTTATCATGCGACCTTTTGGGGATTGAGTTTCATTACAATCGCCCTCATCATTTTCACCTTTGTTCTATTGTGGATTGTAGTCGAATAG
- the nrdJ gene encoding ribonucleoside-triphosphate reductase, adenosylcobalamin-dependent: MTRPTARAMATALRTYHRPVREGDTQLETWDQVVDRVISHQRWLWERALGRSLNEVQEDELEEVRSLILSRQIAPAGRTLWLGGTELSRTRESSMFNCSYTHVETVYDVVDVLWLLLQGCGVGFRPITGTLNGFRRPLQDIKVVRSNKTDKGGVQNNVETYDLETQTWTIKVGDSAIAWAKAVGKLVAGKFPAKTLVLDFSEIRPAGTRLKGYGWISSGDEQIAKAFKSIAKILSDRADQLLTRMDILDIVNWLGTILSSRRSAQIALFEYGQPEWDDFAIAKKEWWITGNAHRQQSNNSLLFRAKPSRQELEKVFQLMLESGGSEPGIINAAEAERRAPWFKGCNPCVEILLGNKSFCNLTEVNVLAFKGDKVGLERALYLAGRMNYRQTMVNLRDEILQEAWHLNNDFLHLCGVGLTGVRARPDLTAYDFKRMRNITVSAAYSMANELNSPLPKNVTCIKPSGTISKIMGTEEWGEVPEGIHMPLGKYIFNNITYSKHDPLVDKFRASGYTVVEKPYEPESVLVKFPVKFENVPFTRTNVTRKNGKVEEVEVNTDSAVSQLEWYSLLQTTWCEQNVSNTVSYDPSEVPAIIDWLMKNWDCYVGVSFLFRNDPTKNAEDLGYAYLPQEVITKEAYEAYVANLKEIDYSGIHIRDDDLAEACATGACPIR, translated from the coding sequence ATGACCAGACCAACTGCCAGAGCGATGGCCACCGCTTTGCGAACTTATCACCGGCCTGTTAGAGAAGGGGATACTCAGTTAGAGACTTGGGATCAAGTTGTCGACCGTGTGATTTCCCATCAACGTTGGTTATGGGAACGCGCATTAGGCCGCTCTCTCAATGAAGTGCAAGAAGATGAATTGGAAGAAGTTCGCTCGCTCATTCTAAGCCGTCAAATCGCTCCAGCTGGCCGAACCCTTTGGTTGGGCGGTACAGAGCTAAGCCGTACGCGTGAATCGAGCATGTTTAACTGCTCTTATACGCATGTTGAGACAGTATATGACGTTGTTGACGTCTTATGGCTGCTCCTGCAAGGATGTGGAGTTGGATTTAGACCAATTACAGGAACCTTAAATGGCTTCCGCCGCCCCTTACAAGACATTAAGGTCGTCCGCTCAAACAAAACCGACAAGGGTGGCGTTCAAAATAACGTTGAAACATACGATCTGGAAACCCAGACATGGACCATTAAGGTCGGCGATTCGGCCATTGCTTGGGCAAAGGCTGTTGGTAAGTTAGTGGCTGGAAAGTTTCCTGCTAAGACCCTTGTTCTCGATTTTTCCGAAATCCGTCCAGCGGGAACGCGTTTAAAGGGCTATGGCTGGATTTCTTCGGGCGATGAGCAGATTGCAAAAGCATTTAAATCCATTGCCAAGATCTTATCCGACCGTGCCGATCAACTATTGACGCGTATGGACATTTTAGACATCGTGAACTGGCTTGGTACAATCCTCTCTAGCCGCAGATCTGCACAGATTGCCTTGTTTGAATATGGCCAGCCAGAATGGGATGATTTTGCCATTGCTAAAAAAGAGTGGTGGATAACAGGCAATGCCCACCGTCAACAGTCAAATAACAGCCTATTATTCCGTGCAAAACCTTCAAGGCAAGAGTTGGAAAAAGTTTTCCAACTAATGCTAGAGTCGGGTGGGTCAGAGCCTGGCATTATCAATGCTGCCGAAGCAGAAAGACGCGCTCCTTGGTTTAAGGGATGCAATCCTTGCGTAGAAATCCTGCTCGGTAACAAAAGCTTCTGCAACTTGACAGAGGTCAATGTGCTGGCATTTAAAGGAGATAAAGTAGGCCTCGAAAGAGCCTTATATCTCGCAGGACGCATGAACTATCGTCAAACAATGGTTAACTTGCGCGACGAAATTCTGCAAGAAGCTTGGCATCTCAACAATGACTTCTTGCACCTTTGTGGAGTTGGCTTAACAGGCGTGAGAGCGCGCCCTGACTTGACAGCCTATGACTTTAAGCGCATGCGCAATATCACCGTCAGCGCGGCTTATAGCATGGCAAATGAGCTCAATTCACCTCTGCCCAAAAACGTCACTTGCATTAAGCCAAGCGGAACGATAAGTAAAATTATGGGAACTGAGGAATGGGGTGAAGTACCAGAAGGCATTCACATGCCTCTCGGCAAGTATATTTTCAATAATATCACCTATTCCAAACACGATCCGCTCGTAGATAAGTTCCGTGCATCTGGCTATACCGTTGTTGAAAAGCCATATGAACCTGAATCAGTACTGGTTAAATTCCCAGTAAAATTCGAAAACGTTCCATTCACGCGCACAAATGTAACCAGAAAGAATGGAAAAGTGGAAGAAGTGGAAGTCAATACCGATTCGGCTGTTTCTCAGCTCGAGTGGTACAGCCTCCTTCAAACAACTTGGTGCGAGCAGAACGTTTCGAACACGGTCTCTTATGACCCATCGGAAGTTCCTGCCATTATCGACTGGCTCATGAAGAATTGGGATTGCTATGTTGGCGTTTCCTTCCTATTCCGCAATGACCCAACCAAGAATGCTGAAGATTTAGGATATGCCTACTTGCCGCAAGAAGTCATCACCAAAGAGGCTTACGAAGCATACGTTGCCAATTTGAAAGAGATCGACTACTCAGGCATCCACATTCGCGATGATGATTTAGCAGAAGCTTGCGCCACAGGTGCATGCCCGATTCGCTAA
- a CDS encoding alpha/beta hydrolase has product MFKNIRLYTTAVYLGACLCLFGSLQAEEPFSYQPALDPQTELFLKDFNRIQQQPFDKLDVSTMRQTLPPSSTTIPVKKTQDLNIKGPLGLIPIRIYTPEGKGPFPVYISFEGGGWVAGNLDSNDAICREICKRSGCLVVSVEYRKAPENPFPKPLEDCYAATAWIADHIQEFNGNPKLLAVGGDSAGGNLAAAVTLLARAKGPFLRCQVLMYPVTNFDFDTLSYYENAEGYLLTRDIMKRFWSLYLNGADGKNSLASPLQANLYKLPPAMVIVAYFDPLRDEGLAYAYQLKKFGVPVVLRNYPTIHGFISFGNQLKLSHQALAEISQFLKQQMR; this is encoded by the coding sequence ATGTTTAAAAACATTCGCTTATACACCACCGCTGTTTATTTAGGGGCCTGTCTTTGCCTATTTGGCTCTTTACAAGCCGAAGAGCCCTTCTCTTACCAGCCAGCTTTGGACCCTCAAACAGAACTCTTTTTAAAAGACTTTAATCGCATCCAACAGCAGCCTTTCGATAAACTCGACGTCTCTACAATGAGGCAAACCCTACCGCCTAGCAGCACCACTATTCCTGTCAAAAAGACTCAGGATCTTAACATTAAAGGCCCTCTAGGATTAATCCCTATTCGTATCTATACCCCTGAAGGGAAAGGCCCATTTCCTGTCTATATTTCCTTTGAAGGAGGCGGATGGGTAGCTGGCAACTTAGATAGCAACGATGCGATTTGCCGCGAGATTTGCAAACGGTCTGGATGTTTAGTCGTTTCAGTCGAATACCGCAAGGCTCCTGAAAATCCCTTTCCCAAGCCATTAGAAGATTGTTATGCTGCCACAGCTTGGATAGCTGACCATATCCAGGAATTTAACGGCAATCCTAAGCTGCTAGCCGTTGGCGGCGACAGTGCAGGCGGAAATTTAGCCGCGGCCGTCACACTGTTAGCTCGTGCTAAAGGCCCTTTCCTGCGCTGCCAAGTTCTCATGTATCCTGTCACCAATTTCGATTTCGACACCCTCTCATACTATGAAAATGCTGAAGGCTACTTGCTAACTCGCGATATCATGAAACGTTTTTGGTCGCTTTACTTGAATGGAGCCGACGGCAAAAATTCGCTCGCCTCACCTCTGCAAGCCAACCTTTACAAGCTTCCTCCAGCCATGGTCATCGTCGCTTATTTTGATCCCTTACGCGATGAAGGGCTCGCCTATGCCTATCAATTAAAAAAATTCGGTGTGCCGGTAGTCTTAAGGAATTACCCAACCATTCATGGCTTCATTAGCTTTGGCAATCAATTGAAATTAAGCCATCAGGCGCTCGCTGAAATTTCCCAATTTCTCAAACAGCAGATGCGCTAG